A portion of the Pithys albifrons albifrons isolate INPA30051 chromosome 1, PitAlb_v1, whole genome shotgun sequence genome contains these proteins:
- the LOC139676349 gene encoding uncharacterized protein isoform X1, which translates to MAAALALLVLVAWPAATAAAATVTGDSLLNICMDAKHHKTKPGPEGQLYGQCVLWKDNACCTANTSLEAHEDQSYLYNFNWDHCGAMPQKCKRHFIQDTCLYECSPNLGPWIDQTPAGGRSGSWMCRCARRTVSSGGRIARMLSPARPTGTRAGTGQRAPTSVPKAPCARSSSLCSPRGPRSVSRSGLAPTATHPTTVAVAAASRCGSTLHRGTPTLLSPSIMPVAMALQPPHSLSCWPCCPLLSWPCSEQEELQAGAGSGWSAGSPSCSVSLWDVPKLSPAQACVW; encoded by the exons ATGGCGGCGGCAttggcactgctggtgctggtggctTGGCCAGCTGCCACTGCCGCAGCAGCCACGGTGACAGGGGACTCGCTGCTCAACATCTGCATGGATGCCAAGCACCACAAAACGAAGCCTGGCCCTGAGGGGCAGCTCTACGGGCAG tgtgtCCTCTGGAAGGACAACGCCTGCTGCACCGCCAACACCAGCCTGGAAGCCCACGAGGACCAGTCCTACCTGTACAACTTCAACTGGGACCACTGCGGGGCCATGCCGCAGAAATGCAAGCGCCACTTCATCCAGGACACGTGTCTGTACGAGTGTTCCCCCAACCTGGGGCCATGGATTGACCAG ACACCAGCTGGCGGAAGGAGCGGATCCTGGATGTGCCGCTGTGCCAGGAGGACTGTGAGCAGTGGTGGGAGGATTGCCAGGATGCTGTCACCTGCAAGACCAACTGGCACAAGGGCTGGAACTGGACAACGG gcaCCAACCAGTGTCCCCAAGGCACCATGTGCCAGAAGTTCAAGTTTGTGTTCCCCACGGGGGCCGCGCTCTGTGAGCAGATCTGGTCTGGCTCCTACCGCTACACACCCCACCACCGTGGCAGTGGCCGCTGCATCCAGATGTGGTTCGACCCTGCACAGGGGAACCCCAACATTGCTGTCGCCCAGTATTATGCCCGTGGCAATGGCCCTCCAGCCCCCCcactccctgtcctgctggccctgctgccccctgctctcctggccctgctctgagcaggaggagctgcaggcaggagcaggcagcgGGTGGTCAGCAGGGTCGCCAAGCTGCTCTGTGTCTCTTTGGGATGTCCCCAAGCTGAGTCCCGCCCAGGCATGTGTCTGGTGA
- the LOC139676349 gene encoding folate receptor alpha-like isoform X2 has product MAAALALLVLVAWPAATAAAATVTGDSLLNICMDAKHHKTKPGPEGQLYGQCVLWKDNACCTANTSLEAHEDQSYLYNFNWDHCGAMPQKCKRHFIQDTCLYECSPNLGPWIDQADTSWRKERILDVPLCQEDCEQWWEDCQDAVTCKTNWHKGWNWTTGTNQCPQGTMCQKFKFVFPTGAALCEQIWSGSYRYTPHHRGSGRCIQMWFDPAQGNPNIAVAQYYARGNGPPAPPLPVLLALLPPALLALL; this is encoded by the exons ATGGCGGCGGCAttggcactgctggtgctggtggctTGGCCAGCTGCCACTGCCGCAGCAGCCACGGTGACAGGGGACTCGCTGCTCAACATCTGCATGGATGCCAAGCACCACAAAACGAAGCCTGGCCCTGAGGGGCAGCTCTACGGGCAG tgtgtCCTCTGGAAGGACAACGCCTGCTGCACCGCCAACACCAGCCTGGAAGCCCACGAGGACCAGTCCTACCTGTACAACTTCAACTGGGACCACTGCGGGGCCATGCCGCAGAAATGCAAGCGCCACTTCATCCAGGACACGTGTCTGTACGAGTGTTCCCCCAACCTGGGGCCATGGATTGACCAG GCAGACACCAGCTGGCGGAAGGAGCGGATCCTGGATGTGCCGCTGTGCCAGGAGGACTGTGAGCAGTGGTGGGAGGATTGCCAGGATGCTGTCACCTGCAAGACCAACTGGCACAAGGGCTGGAACTGGACAACGG gcaCCAACCAGTGTCCCCAAGGCACCATGTGCCAGAAGTTCAAGTTTGTGTTCCCCACGGGGGCCGCGCTCTGTGAGCAGATCTGGTCTGGCTCCTACCGCTACACACCCCACCACCGTGGCAGTGGCCGCTGCATCCAGATGTGGTTCGACCCTGCACAGGGGAACCCCAACATTGCTGTCGCCCAGTATTATGCCCGTGGCAATGGCCCTCCAGCCCCCCcactccctgtcctgctggccctgctgccccctgctctcctggccctgctctga